In Caldicellulosiruptor morganii, the following proteins share a genomic window:
- a CDS encoding S-layer homology domain-containing protein: MSSKKTFRIFSWVVILSFLIGFVNPAVFAKSFKDTSNHWAKGVIDRWANTYNVANGYLDGTFKPSGMITRAEFAQLVSKVTGDALVKPEINFKDVKENDWFYSAVRNLADYINGYPDGTFKPKNNITREEAACLLAKVFGIDKLQSNILSKFSDYNQVSSWAKEYLTAMVENGYMQGYADNSLKPKNYITRAVALTILDNIVGLLLFKKGVYVGREVRGNLVINSPGVSVSGFSIDKNCLITEGVKDGDVTIAGTQVNGSIIVRGGGEHSVVLKDVKASSIVVVNKQATTRIEISGNSKIERIVVEKPASILVAEKASVNTVNIRADRTVLQAEGKIEKVEVNAKDVVVNNKEVKEGSEIAVGNDSESNGNTQSTNNNTSQQLTQKDTASQASATSNGSGAQTNTGTSSGTANSNVSSGFSTGGYTGGGSTSSGGSSGSGAGVQYGPVSVVLVDKETIPVGQSTQITVTVKDAAGNFIPNKRVMVEGQTAYTNALGAATFTLSVQDSKEIVINVDGKEYYGLLYAIKPTEGVLTFKLKSTNGSFLSGFNVKLVNQEKQFSESKSVASDQVSFIVPAVGGYKALIWSYDNQNGLIYTILDNLSVGNGVVRLVADTSLPQYIQATLNFSLNSQPLSNYEFAIANSLNMDTFAIDDVKINILSNQIRITADAGSYSFKVATDTQDGKLYFMRNLTLQQSGQSFSFNFSSSKKVKFNFAGIDSVQKSVYAKLNGNWIELSSENEVYLQRGVYNLEEVLIKAYDSDNKEIDYSYKIPAANSPIVIDATGGNEEYEANVDLSIDDVSSSVYAVNVQGSEISSIKAGSLIVLNALLRTKSGFNLSVSKPDEMKKDSKQLFGASNVSATILTDGDNCTAIETLFMWIDDDNISSTIAYLPRELRDGSVSLKYTIDMGPLYANSLTGNIALSIDSQNGDDKGYVYAQNTISDAVYFVCDSIDTRASDFVAFSLPANVDCDLNELGDEVAFELMTQRPLAFEYGYYDMFGLSFNLKNQNLFIILPVYIYSKEEGFARRQAVEQKAWQVVSTVIDQTYNDYDKVLALHDWLALHTRYDLEGYLNNDVPYESHTAYGALINGVAVCNGYATGMLALLEDADVETIEIYGMAGIGSSKEYHAWNMVYLEDNWYHLDVTWDDDDYYNTVEHYYFNVPDTEIEFDHYWDRSLYPAATATDYSYGNYYRVEVVPKQVYYNEDNTVTLTVKNYKGELQSGKLVTITKSNAAGDEEVVFTGYTSSDGTVAFNVKPVDMSSYRIYLTSCMENKGYIGVVEKPKPVTLGLNIDDQPIDNFYISDGLNFLKVAGGVRQVELSRWHENNLIFWGEGFVLKKSLAFDSYDPETLTVYNDTYDSHVLLSVYNSTYAAADADVYVIDKNTYKELFVGRTDSNGELPLVLTNGNYILKIAYYNPDYDNYDYYYSTLKVEQDTQIQLDLSQFSEVQYIPGFTEGGIGMGDKLLLGFDFDYDGYFAVSSIGKSRRAYFAPGDYGWVWVVAHNPYYDEYDLGFSMEYKPLQKLIIPEDKNQYTVDLRVDRSNIVLNAKRRPEGSWDSVPTTLDAVYEKDDLLIDIYIPTKSENYIVGGQIVPQEYIEDNGDMYIIWVSTPGIYPIRTFTISNNTQNELFTGHIGFVNTTNSWRIVVLDVEGSQNSIFRIYLPFVPYDFDVTIDREIVIYPVSTGLGGTRREIYIQKVKIFNQVIKTQRFKEIKK, translated from the coding sequence TTGAGTTCAAAGAAAACTTTTAGAATTTTCTCATGGGTGGTAATTCTATCTTTTTTAATTGGCTTTGTTAATCCGGCTGTTTTTGCAAAAAGCTTTAAAGACACTTCAAATCACTGGGCAAAAGGTGTAATTGACAGGTGGGCAAATACATACAATGTGGCAAATGGTTATCTTGATGGGACTTTTAAGCCATCAGGTATGATTACAAGAGCTGAATTTGCTCAGCTTGTGAGCAAAGTTACAGGTGATGCTTTGGTCAAACCTGAAATCAATTTTAAAGACGTGAAAGAGAACGATTGGTTTTACTCTGCTGTCAGAAACCTTGCCGATTATATAAACGGGTATCCTGATGGGACATTTAAACCTAAAAATAATATCACCAGAGAAGAAGCAGCATGTCTTCTGGCAAAAGTGTTTGGTATTGACAAATTACAGAGCAATATTCTTTCAAAATTCTCTGATTATAACCAAGTTTCCTCATGGGCAAAAGAATATTTAACAGCAATGGTTGAAAACGGGTATATGCAGGGCTATGCTGACAATTCATTAAAGCCCAAGAACTACATTACAAGAGCTGTAGCATTGACCATTCTGGATAACATTGTTGGGCTTTTGCTGTTTAAAAAAGGTGTTTATGTGGGAAGAGAAGTCAGAGGCAATTTGGTCATAAATTCGCCGGGTGTCAGTGTATCAGGGTTTAGTATAGATAAAAACTGCTTGATAACAGAGGGTGTAAAAGATGGTGATGTTACAATTGCCGGCACACAGGTAAATGGCAGCATCATTGTTCGTGGTGGAGGCGAGCACAGTGTTGTTTTGAAAGATGTAAAGGCTTCTTCGATTGTAGTTGTAAACAAACAGGCAACCACAAGAATAGAGATCAGCGGAAATTCTAAAATAGAAAGGATTGTGGTGGAAAAACCAGCCAGTATACTTGTTGCAGAAAAAGCCAGTGTAAATACAGTGAATATCAGGGCTGACAGAACCGTTTTGCAGGCAGAAGGCAAGATAGAAAAGGTAGAAGTAAATGCCAAAGATGTTGTTGTAAATAACAAGGAAGTTAAAGAAGGCTCTGAAATTGCAGTTGGTAATGACAGTGAAAGTAATGGAAATACTCAGTCTACAAATAATAATACTTCACAGCAATTAACACAGAAAGATACAGCATCACAAGCATCTGCTACATCCAATGGTTCGGGTGCACAAACAAATACAGGTACATCAAGCGGCACAGCAAACAGCAATGTTTCTTCAGGCTTTTCAACAGGTGGCTATACAGGTGGTGGAAGTACAAGTTCAGGAGGTTCTTCGGGTTCGGGGGCAGGTGTTCAATATGGACCTGTGAGCGTAGTGCTGGTTGATAAGGAAACCATTCCTGTTGGGCAAAGTACTCAGATAACAGTTACAGTAAAAGACGCTGCAGGGAATTTCATACCCAACAAACGTGTAATGGTTGAAGGACAAACTGCCTATACCAATGCGCTTGGCGCAGCAACATTTACTTTGTCAGTTCAGGATAGCAAGGAAATAGTTATAAACGTGGATGGGAAGGAATATTATGGGCTTTTGTATGCGATTAAACCAACCGAAGGGGTACTTACCTTTAAATTAAAATCAACAAACGGTAGTTTTTTAAGTGGTTTTAATGTCAAACTGGTAAATCAGGAAAAACAGTTTTCAGAATCTAAATCAGTAGCGTCAGATCAGGTTTCATTTATTGTACCTGCAGTAGGTGGATATAAAGCTCTGATATGGTCATATGACAATCAAAATGGGTTGATATACACCATCTTGGATAATCTCTCGGTTGGAAATGGTGTTGTAAGGCTTGTTGCGGATACTTCACTGCCACAGTATATACAGGCAACATTGAATTTTAGCTTGAATTCACAGCCGCTTTCAAACTATGAGTTTGCTATTGCCAACAGTTTGAACATGGATACCTTTGCAATTGATGATGTAAAAATAAATATCTTGTCCAATCAGATCAGAATTACAGCAGATGCGGGTAGCTATTCATTCAAGGTAGCAACAGATACACAGGACGGGAAACTGTATTTTATGAGAAATTTAACTCTTCAGCAATCAGGGCAGAGTTTTTCATTTAACTTTAGCTCTTCTAAAAAAGTAAAATTTAATTTTGCAGGGATAGACAGCGTACAAAAGAGTGTATACGCAAAGTTAAATGGTAACTGGATTGAACTCTCAAGTGAAAATGAAGTATACCTGCAAAGAGGAGTTTATAACCTTGAAGAAGTCTTAATAAAGGCATATGATAGTGATAATAAGGAAATTGATTATTCATATAAAATACCAGCAGCAAATAGCCCCATTGTGATAGATGCAACAGGTGGGAATGAAGAGTATGAGGCAAATGTAGATCTTTCAATAGATGATGTTTCAAGCAGTGTGTATGCTGTCAATGTGCAAGGATCTGAAATCTCTTCAATAAAGGCAGGTTCACTTATTGTTCTGAATGCATTGCTCAGGACAAAAAGCGGTTTTAATTTGTCTGTATCAAAGCCAGATGAAATGAAAAAAGATAGCAAGCAGCTTTTCGGAGCAAGCAATGTATCTGCAACCATACTGACAGATGGGGATAATTGCACAGCAATAGAAACTCTGTTCATGTGGATAGATGATGACAATATCTCCAGTACAATTGCTTATTTGCCACGAGAGCTTCGGGATGGCAGTGTTAGTCTAAAGTATACAATTGATATGGGTCCGCTTTATGCAAATTCTTTAACAGGCAATATCGCACTTTCTATAGACAGTCAAAATGGTGATGATAAGGGTTATGTGTATGCTCAGAATACTATTTCGGATGCGGTATACTTTGTATGTGACAGCATAGATACCCGGGCAAGTGACTTTGTGGCATTTAGTCTTCCGGCAAATGTAGATTGTGACCTGAATGAGCTTGGAGATGAAGTAGCCTTTGAACTTATGACACAAAGACCACTTGCATTTGAATATGGATATTATGACATGTTTGGACTTAGCTTTAACCTCAAAAACCAAAACCTCTTTATAATACTTCCTGTTTACATTTACAGCAAAGAAGAAGGTTTTGCAAGAAGACAGGCTGTTGAGCAAAAGGCTTGGCAGGTAGTCTCAACAGTAATAGATCAGACTTACAATGACTATGACAAAGTTTTGGCTTTGCATGACTGGCTTGCTTTGCACACCCGGTATGATTTAGAAGGGTATCTTAACAACGATGTACCGTATGAGTCTCATACAGCTTATGGGGCACTGATTAATGGTGTGGCAGTTTGCAACGGTTATGCAACAGGAATGCTTGCACTGCTTGAAGATGCCGATGTTGAAACTATTGAGATTTATGGCATGGCAGGCATTGGCAGTTCAAAAGAGTATCATGCATGGAATATGGTATACCTGGAAGACAACTGGTATCACCTGGATGTGACATGGGATGATGATGATTATTACAATACAGTTGAGCATTATTATTTCAATGTGCCTGATACAGAAATTGAATTTGACCATTATTGGGACAGGAGCCTTTATCCTGCTGCTACTGCCACAGATTACAGCTATGGTAACTACTACAGGGTTGAAGTTGTGCCAAAGCAGGTTTATTACAATGAGGACAACACTGTAACACTAACTGTTAAAAACTATAAAGGTGAACTTCAGAGCGGGAAGCTTGTTACCATAACAAAATCAAATGCAGCAGGGGATGAAGAAGTTGTATTCACAGGGTATACTTCTTCGGATGGCACTGTAGCATTTAATGTTAAACCTGTCGATATGAGCTCATACCGTATATACTTAACCTCTTGTATGGAAAACAAAGGCTATATTGGTGTTGTTGAAAAACCAAAACCGGTGACATTGGGTTTGAATATTGACGATCAACCAATTGATAATTTTTACATCTCAGACGGGTTGAACTTTTTGAAAGTGGCTGGTGGTGTTCGCCAGGTTGAGCTTAGCAGATGGCATGAGAACAACCTTATCTTCTGGGGAGAAGGCTTTGTTCTGAAAAAGAGCCTTGCATTTGATAGTTATGACCCCGAAACACTCACAGTTTATAACGACACATACGATTCTCACGTGCTTTTGAGTGTTTATAATTCCACATATGCAGCTGCAGATGCTGATGTTTATGTCATAGACAAGAATACTTACAAAGAGCTTTTTGTTGGTAGAACTGATTCAAATGGCGAACTGCCACTTGTTCTCACAAATGGAAACTATATTTTAAAGATTGCTTATTATAATCCGGATTATGATAATTATGACTATTATTATTCAACCCTGAAAGTAGAACAGGATACACAAATACAACTTGATCTTTCGCAATTCAGTGAAGTTCAATATATTCCTGGATTTACCGAAGGCGGCATTGGTATGGGGGACAAGCTACTGCTTGGTTTTGACTTTGACTATGACGGATACTTTGCTGTATCTTCAATTGGAAAGTCAAGAAGAGCTTACTTTGCGCCCGGTGATTATGGATGGGTATGGGTTGTGGCACACAATCCATATTATGATGAATATGACCTTGGTTTTTCAATGGAATATAAACCTTTACAAAAACTTATTATTCCCGAAGATAAAAACCAGTATACTGTAGACTTAAGGGTTGACAGAAGCAACATTGTTTTAAATGCTAAGCGCCGTCCAGAGGGAAGCTGGGATTCTGTACCTACCACACTTGATGCTGTATATGAAAAGGACGATCTTTTGATTGATATTTATATTCCTACTAAGAGCGAGAATTACATTGTAGGCGGACAAATTGTGCCACAGGAGTATATTGAAGATAACGGCGATATGTATATCATTTGGGTATCAACACCTGGTATATATCCAATCAGAACCTTTACTATTTCAAATAATACACAAAATGAGCTATTTACAGGACACATTGGTTTTGTTAATACTACCAATAGCTGGAGAATAGTTGTGCTGGATGTTGAGGGAAGCCAGAATTCAATCTTTAGAATCTACCTGCCATTTGTGCCGTATGACTTTGATGTTACAATTGACAGGGAGATTGTAATTTACCCGGTCTCAACGGGTTTGGGCGGTACAAGAAGAGAGATATATATTCAAAAGGTCAAGATTTTTAATCAGGTAATAAAAACACAGCGCTTCAAAGAGATAAAAAAGTAA
- a CDS encoding CPBP family intramembrane glutamic endopeptidase, with translation MSENKMGIKNSIIKIIKNVLIGIIVGFLILEFWEIYKNNIDKFHEKILRMPSENFTVDLTTNFKIVMGSLLDYVSHFIWSFVILSLTVFLFKGKETLKEYFKNLVKIYSSKLFFFLFLEGILIMLLLSYTVVMFPVKSAIKVEFGKFQRYYFWSKVTGYINIFYLIQYFIVAIMEETIFRGVIYRGLSKATTKIWSAVVTSLTFSAYHVYPSNPPLFIIRNIVISLILIYMLEKTGTIWWSVGMHFGLNVFLFDRISQVEGQTQLAIGIIIVFSAYMILDYLIQWYFSKKEQNGNLLESQLKDKRERVEEEMTVECLS, from the coding sequence ATGTCAGAAAACAAGATGGGGATTAAAAATAGCATCATAAAAATTATAAAAAATGTTTTAATAGGAATTATAGTTGGTTTTCTTATTTTGGAATTTTGGGAAATTTACAAAAACAATATAGATAAATTTCATGAAAAAATTCTCAGAATGCCATCAGAAAATTTTACAGTGGATTTAACCACAAATTTTAAAATTGTTATGGGAAGCTTGCTGGATTATGTTTCTCATTTTATATGGTCTTTTGTTATTTTAAGTTTAACTGTATTCTTATTTAAAGGCAAAGAAACATTAAAGGAATATTTCAAAAATTTGGTTAAGATTTACAGTTCCAAGCTTTTCTTTTTTCTTTTTTTGGAAGGGATACTCATAATGCTGCTTTTGAGCTACACAGTTGTAATGTTCCCTGTGAAGAGTGCTATAAAAGTGGAATTTGGAAAGTTTCAGCGTTATTATTTTTGGAGCAAAGTGACGGGTTATATAAATATATTTTATTTAATACAATACTTTATTGTTGCTATAATGGAAGAAACAATATTCAGAGGGGTAATTTACAGAGGTCTTTCAAAAGCAACAACAAAGATATGGTCTGCAGTTGTAACATCTTTAACATTTTCAGCCTATCACGTGTATCCTTCGAATCCACCGCTTTTTATAATAAGAAACATTGTAATTTCGCTTATTCTTATCTACATGCTGGAGAAAACCGGAACAATATGGTGGTCGGTTGGTATGCATTTTGGATTGAATGTTTTCTTGTTTGATAGGATTTCACAAGTTGAGGGGCAGACACAGCTGGCAATTGGAATTATAATAGTATTTTCAGCTTACATGATTTTAGATTATTTAATTCAATGGTATTTCAGCAAAAAAGAGCAAAATGGTAATTTACTAGAAAGTCAATTAAAAGATAAGAGAGAAAGAGTAGAAGAAGAAATGACTGTTGAATGCCTGAGCTAA